In Pseudofrankia saprophytica, one genomic interval encodes:
- a CDS encoding SpvB/TcaC N-terminal domain-containing protein: MSGESDGAAAVIALPLGGGAVRGLGEKFTPDPRTGTGNFSVPIAVPEGRNGLTPEVALAYSSGAGNGPLGLGWSLSVPGVTRRTSKGVPRYDDSRDVFLLSGVEDLVPVVDDREPAGAGGPTQAYRPRTEGLFARIEHRRTAGDDYWTVRSRDGLVNVYGTPGTAGHDPAVVADVDDPSRVFAWKLTRTVDQFGNLIEYTYRTVTTAGHGHAGTQTYLAEIHYADHGDPAAPLFVVTVRFGYEDRPDPFSEHRAGFEIRTTQRCRQIQVFTQADSDPVLVRDYQLRYADDPELARPTPRLSNGVSLLAQVVASGHDAAATETLPPLEFGYSAFEPERRDLIPVDGPDAPPFSLRRDGCDLADLTGDGLPDIVEIDPGPGARARFWRNLGGGRFDRPRRLPELPVGVALTGPGVRLLDADGDGRLDVLVGAPGSGLAGYFPLRFDGLFDRHGFRRYRQAPSVDLADPLVKLLDLTGDGVTDALRSGDRFECFFQDSRKGWTEVRHVERGDLATFPDVAFTDPRVKLADATGDGLTDIVLVSARSVAYWPNRGHGRWGRRVLMDDSPRLPFDFDPRRVLVGDVDGDGLADVVYVDDGSLTVWINRSGNGFSDPIEITGTPRLTDLDDVRLTDLLGTGVPGVLWTSDATRAARPDRLGRTGRPHMFFLDLTGGVKPYLLDSVDNHLGALTRVTYAPSTVFRQADDQRGREPGTRLQPPLPFPVQVVAKVAAVDVLSGGRLTTEYAYHHGYWDGVEREFRGFGRVDQRDTETFTAPRPGLAPASTAATATADGDAPGRSFSPPTETRTWFHLGALGDEDGGYVEADFTHESFGDDPPALPRPTDTAAMLAALPPRDRRDALRALRGRVLRTELYARDGGERADRPFTVTEAVYGLREEAPPTPIEDGRRRIFFPHLRAERTTQWERGVDPMTQVGFTDDYDSYGQPRAQTLIAVPRERDYRQGAATGAGAAPYLATHAESRYAQRDDAECYLVDRVARVTSYEVPNDGSDAVADLHAAISSGAAPRRIIGQTVSFYDGAPFQGRPFGLLGDYGVLARTETLVLTEEILHQAYGPELPPCLTVGVTSDPAAEGPVYPAEYPPEFTKLIPPLAGYVFRDGGDGPFARGYFAVTDRRRYDCHDVPAGQAAPSQAADGDATARGPVRGLLLARLDPRGRETVISHDAFGLLPVSATDPAGLVTTASNDYRVLRPRELTDPNGNRAAVSFTPLGFVAATALLGKPGRPDEPGGPGVPTGDTLEAPGTVHSYDLLAFSERGEPASVRTVRRVHHVTDTDIPLPERDETIETVSYFDGFGRVLQTRALAEEVDFGAPAFGGGVLPAEPSSPVDGPVVGASSGSRDEPRVAVTGRQVYDTKGRVVETFEPYFAAGFAYRRPGEAEDGQKSILCYDPRGHVVRTVDPDGSERRVVFGIPDDLSDPEKVTPTPWESYVYDANDNAGRTHPAEASAHRDHWDTPSSIEVDALGRSVRAVARNGPDAEHDWFTVRSAYDVRGNLLTVTDALGRVAFRYRYDLADQRLYDENIDYGVRRQVLDATGAPVERRDAKGALQLYARDVLNRPVLRWARDAGSEPVTLRNYTIYGDSVESGVKPGDARVANLLGRPLLTLDEAGATTADGYDFKGNVLATTRQVVADRLLVGAAPDGGGRPPFRVDWQPAVTDLAGTTADLLDPRRYQCSTGYDALNRPTSVRYPEDADGRRRELTSRYHPSGAPRGVSLDGETIVERVAHDVRGQRALIAYGNGLLTRYAYDPRTFRLSRLRTERYRNLGPAAYQPAGTPLQDYAYSYDLAGNIVALRDRTPGCGIAPTADALDRLFTYDPLYRLTSATGRECDLSPPAPFDAAPRCADLSRTRAYTQSFAYDADGNLVRLTHANAAGGFVRAMAIVGGSNRLAAMTSGKTTFDYGYDAAGNLINETASRHFEWDAVDRMRSFRVQAPGAAEPSLHATYLYDGAGQRVKKVVRKGGRLETTVYIGGIFEHQTVAQPAGATVENTTLHVSVGTTRVAEIRVGPAFDDDRTPPVKYHLPDHLGSNAVVVDAGGGLISREEFTPYGETSFGGHARKRYRFTGRERDEESGLGYHAARYYAPWLARWTSCDPAGAVDGPNLYRYVAGNPIRATDRGGTEGEDETGIKSTVARPCNCSQVPDKPKQTTQPPTSTPPTTNIVTLSGPGLLIPGLEKKTFLSYPPTTTARPTPAAAAAPAGKPPPAKQPAALPIPFAEAPAPSLLEKFALPTLSLGGAGPVPPGAPVVASGSPGGPGPASASGPSASKVTGGISTALTIAGGQGPAQTWLYQFGAELADTAPEVAKSDLATIKGAYGVVNVASGVLGGISTGLNSPNTTTGGKVGSGVVAGGASIAVGLTGVGTVAMAGDAGIKFAFGVDLGLNSGISFLADGSTALVESLFTDDMSARQEIDRRAAEGEYGLIMEGAYAFGGWVSSFW; the protein is encoded by the coding sequence ATGAGTGGGGAGTCGGACGGCGCCGCCGCGGTCATCGCCTTGCCGTTGGGTGGTGGCGCGGTGCGGGGTCTGGGCGAGAAGTTCACCCCTGACCCGCGGACCGGCACCGGGAACTTCAGCGTTCCGATCGCGGTGCCGGAGGGCCGAAACGGCCTGACGCCGGAGGTAGCGCTCGCCTACAGCAGCGGAGCGGGCAATGGGCCGCTTGGGCTCGGGTGGAGCCTGAGCGTTCCTGGCGTGACGCGTCGGACGTCCAAGGGGGTGCCGCGTTACGACGACAGCCGAGATGTCTTCCTGCTGTCCGGCGTCGAGGACCTCGTCCCGGTGGTGGATGACCGCGAGCCGGCCGGTGCCGGTGGCCCGACGCAGGCGTACCGGCCGCGCACGGAGGGCCTGTTCGCCAGGATCGAACACCGCCGGACGGCCGGTGATGACTACTGGACGGTCCGCTCCAGGGACGGGCTGGTCAACGTCTACGGCACGCCGGGAACCGCCGGACACGATCCGGCGGTCGTCGCGGACGTCGACGACCCGTCCCGGGTGTTCGCCTGGAAGCTGACCAGGACGGTCGACCAGTTCGGCAACCTGATCGAGTACACCTACCGGACCGTCACGACGGCTGGCCACGGCCATGCTGGCACCCAGACCTACCTGGCCGAGATCCACTATGCCGACCATGGTGACCCGGCCGCGCCCCTGTTCGTGGTCACAGTCCGGTTCGGCTACGAGGATCGGCCCGATCCGTTCTCCGAGCATCGCGCCGGGTTCGAGATTCGCACGACCCAGCGGTGCCGCCAGATCCAGGTCTTCACCCAGGCAGACAGCGATCCGGTGTTGGTGCGCGACTACCAGCTGCGTTATGCCGACGACCCGGAGCTGGCCCGGCCGACGCCCAGGCTCAGCAACGGCGTGTCGTTGCTCGCTCAGGTCGTCGCGAGCGGGCACGACGCAGCGGCGACCGAGACCTTGCCTCCGCTGGAGTTCGGGTACTCGGCGTTCGAGCCGGAGCGGCGCGACCTCATTCCTGTGGACGGTCCGGACGCGCCGCCGTTCTCGCTGCGTCGCGACGGCTGCGACCTCGCCGACCTGACCGGTGACGGCCTGCCCGACATCGTGGAGATCGACCCCGGCCCCGGCGCCCGCGCCCGCTTCTGGCGCAACCTTGGCGGTGGCCGGTTCGATCGGCCCCGTCGGCTGCCCGAACTGCCTGTGGGCGTCGCGCTGACCGGCCCAGGCGTGCGGCTGTTGGACGCCGACGGCGACGGCCGTCTGGACGTGCTGGTCGGTGCACCGGGCTCGGGGCTGGCTGGCTACTTCCCGCTGCGCTTTGACGGGCTGTTCGACCGACATGGGTTCCGCCGCTACCGGCAGGCACCCAGCGTCGACCTGGCCGACCCCCTGGTGAAGCTGCTCGATCTCACCGGCGACGGGGTGACCGACGCGCTGCGGTCGGGCGATCGGTTCGAGTGCTTCTTCCAGGACTCGAGGAAAGGATGGACGGAGGTCCGGCACGTCGAACGCGGCGATCTCGCCACCTTCCCCGACGTCGCCTTCACCGACCCCCGGGTGAAGCTGGCCGACGCCACCGGAGACGGGCTCACCGACATCGTCCTGGTATCGGCACGGTCGGTGGCCTACTGGCCGAACCGGGGTCACGGCAGGTGGGGCCGCCGGGTGCTCATGGATGACAGCCCACGCCTCCCGTTCGATTTCGACCCTCGTCGGGTGCTGGTCGGCGACGTGGACGGCGACGGTCTGGCGGACGTGGTCTACGTCGACGACGGGTCGTTGACCGTGTGGATCAACCGGTCGGGTAACGGCTTCAGCGACCCGATCGAGATCACCGGCACGCCGCGGCTGACGGACCTGGACGACGTGCGCCTGACCGACCTGCTGGGCACCGGCGTGCCCGGCGTGCTCTGGACGTCCGACGCCACGCGGGCCGCCCGGCCGGACCGGCTGGGCCGGACCGGCCGGCCGCACATGTTCTTCCTCGACCTCACCGGCGGCGTCAAGCCATACCTGCTGGACAGCGTCGACAACCATCTCGGCGCCCTGACCCGGGTGACCTACGCGCCGTCCACGGTGTTTCGACAGGCCGACGATCAGCGTGGCCGCGAGCCGGGAACCCGTCTCCAGCCCCCGCTGCCGTTCCCCGTGCAGGTGGTCGCGAAGGTGGCGGCGGTGGACGTGCTGTCCGGCGGCCGGCTCACCACCGAGTACGCCTATCACCACGGCTACTGGGACGGCGTCGAGCGGGAGTTCCGCGGCTTCGGTCGAGTCGACCAACGCGACACCGAGACGTTCACCGCGCCGCGCCCGGGCCTCGCGCCGGCGTCGACCGCGGCGACGGCGACGGCCGACGGCGACGCGCCGGGACGGTCGTTCTCGCCGCCGACGGAGACGCGCACCTGGTTCCATCTGGGCGCGCTCGGCGACGAGGACGGCGGATATGTCGAAGCCGACTTCACGCACGAGAGCTTCGGCGACGACCCGCCCGCGCTGCCCCGACCGACGGACACGGCCGCCATGCTCGCGGCGTTGCCGCCCCGGGATCGTCGCGACGCCCTGCGGGCGCTGCGCGGGCGGGTGCTGCGGACCGAGCTGTATGCCCGCGACGGCGGCGAGCGCGCGGACCGGCCCTTCACGGTGACCGAGGCGGTGTACGGCCTGCGGGAGGAGGCGCCACCCACCCCCATCGAGGACGGGCGGCGGCGAATCTTCTTCCCGCACCTGCGCGCCGAGCGGACCACCCAGTGGGAGCGTGGCGTCGACCCGATGACCCAGGTCGGCTTCACCGACGACTACGACAGCTACGGCCAGCCGCGGGCGCAGACCCTGATCGCCGTCCCGCGCGAGCGGGACTACCGGCAGGGCGCGGCGACCGGCGCGGGCGCAGCGCCGTACCTGGCGACCCACGCCGAGAGCCGCTACGCGCAGCGCGACGACGCCGAGTGCTACCTGGTCGACCGGGTCGCCCGCGTCACGTCCTACGAGGTGCCCAACGACGGTTCGGACGCCGTGGCGGACCTGCACGCCGCGATCAGCTCCGGCGCGGCGCCGCGACGGATCATCGGCCAGACCGTCAGCTTCTACGACGGCGCGCCGTTCCAGGGCCGTCCGTTCGGCCTGCTCGGCGACTACGGCGTGTTGGCGCGCACCGAAACGCTGGTGCTGACCGAGGAGATCCTGCACCAGGCATACGGGCCGGAACTGCCGCCCTGTCTCACGGTCGGTGTCACATCCGACCCCGCCGCCGAGGGTCCGGTCTACCCGGCCGAATACCCACCCGAGTTCACCAAGCTGATACCGCCGCTGGCCGGCTACGTGTTCCGGGACGGCGGGGACGGGCCGTTCGCCCGCGGGTACTTCGCGGTGACCGACCGGCGCCGTTACGACTGCCACGACGTGCCCGCTGGCCAGGCCGCGCCGAGCCAGGCCGCCGACGGCGACGCCACCGCCCGGGGCCCGGTCCGAGGCCTGCTGCTGGCCCGCCTCGACCCACGTGGGCGGGAGACGGTCATCTCCCATGACGCCTTCGGACTGCTGCCCGTGTCCGCCACCGACCCGGCGGGCCTCGTGACCACGGCGAGCAATGACTACCGCGTGCTGCGGCCGCGGGAGCTGACCGACCCGAATGGAAACCGGGCCGCGGTGTCCTTCACGCCGCTCGGCTTCGTCGCCGCCACCGCGCTGCTCGGCAAGCCCGGTCGGCCGGACGAACCTGGCGGCCCGGGGGTGCCCACCGGCGACACACTCGAAGCGCCGGGAACGGTGCACAGCTACGACCTGCTCGCGTTCTCCGAGCGGGGTGAGCCCGCGTCCGTACGGACGGTACGGCGGGTCCACCACGTCACCGACACCGACATCCCGCTGCCCGAACGGGACGAGACGATCGAGACGGTCAGCTACTTCGACGGATTCGGCCGCGTGCTACAGACCAGGGCGCTGGCCGAGGAGGTGGACTTCGGCGCCCCGGCCTTCGGTGGCGGCGTTCTGCCGGCCGAACCTTCATCGCCCGTGGATGGTCCCGTCGTGGGAGCGTCATCCGGCTCGCGCGACGAACCTCGGGTCGCCGTCACCGGCCGGCAGGTCTACGACACCAAGGGCCGGGTCGTCGAGACGTTCGAGCCCTACTTCGCCGCGGGGTTCGCCTACCGCCGGCCGGGCGAGGCCGAGGACGGTCAGAAGTCCATCCTGTGCTACGACCCGCGCGGCCACGTGGTCCGGACCGTCGACCCGGACGGCTCCGAGCGGCGGGTCGTGTTCGGCATACCGGACGACCTTTCCGACCCGGAGAAGGTGACCCCCACCCCGTGGGAGTCCTACGTCTACGACGCCAACGACAACGCCGGTCGTACCCATCCCGCCGAGGCGTCCGCCCACCGCGACCACTGGGACACCCCGTCCAGCATCGAGGTGGATGCGCTCGGCCGCTCCGTGCGCGCGGTCGCCCGCAACGGGCCCGACGCGGAACACGACTGGTTCACCGTCCGCTCGGCCTATGACGTCCGGGGCAACCTGCTGACCGTCACCGACGCTCTCGGCCGGGTGGCGTTCCGCTACCGCTACGACCTCGCGGATCAGCGCCTCTACGACGAGAACATCGACTACGGGGTGCGCCGCCAGGTCCTGGACGCGACCGGAGCTCCGGTCGAGCGGCGGGACGCCAAAGGGGCGTTGCAGCTGTATGCGCGCGACGTCCTCAACCGCCCCGTGCTTCGGTGGGCGCGGGACGCCGGCTCCGAGCCGGTGACGCTGCGGAACTACACGATCTACGGCGACAGCGTCGAGTCGGGCGTCAAGCCGGGCGACGCGCGGGTGGCCAACCTGCTGGGACGGCCGCTGCTGACGCTGGACGAGGCCGGCGCGACCACCGCCGACGGCTACGACTTCAAGGGCAACGTGCTCGCCACGACCCGGCAGGTCGTCGCCGACCGTCTGCTCGTCGGCGCCGCGCCCGACGGCGGCGGGCGGCCGCCGTTCCGGGTCGACTGGCAGCCTGCCGTCACCGACCTCGCCGGGACGACCGCCGATCTGCTCGACCCGCGGCGCTACCAGTGCTCCACCGGCTACGACGCCCTGAACCGCCCCACCTCCGTCCGCTACCCCGAGGACGCCGACGGCCGGCGACGGGAGCTCACGTCCCGCTACCACCCGTCGGGTGCGCCGCGCGGCGTGTCGCTGGACGGGGAGACGATCGTCGAGCGAGTGGCCCACGACGTCAGGGGCCAGCGGGCGCTCATCGCGTACGGCAACGGGCTGCTGACTCGGTACGCCTACGACCCGCGGACGTTCCGGCTGTCCCGGCTGCGCACCGAGCGGTACAGGAACCTGGGTCCGGCCGCCTACCAGCCCGCGGGCACTCCGCTGCAGGACTACGCCTACTCCTACGACCTCGCCGGCAACATCGTCGCGCTGCGGGACCGGACGCCGGGCTGCGGGATCGCGCCGACGGCCGACGCGCTCGACCGGCTGTTCACGTACGACCCGCTCTACCGGCTGACGTCGGCCACCGGCCGCGAGTGCGACCTGTCCCCGCCGGCGCCGTTCGACGCCGCGCCGCGCTGCGCTGATCTCAGCCGCACCCGGGCCTATACGCAGTCCTTCGCCTACGACGCGGACGGCAACCTGGTCCGGCTCACGCACGCGAACGCCGCCGGCGGCTTCGTCCGAGCCATGGCCATCGTCGGCGGCTCCAACCGGCTCGCGGCCATGACCTCGGGGAAGACCACCTTCGACTACGGCTACGACGCCGCGGGCAACCTGATCAACGAGACCGCCTCCCGGCATTTCGAATGGGACGCCGTCGACCGGATGCGGTCGTTCCGCGTCCAGGCACCGGGCGCGGCCGAGCCGTCGCTGCACGCCACATACCTCTACGACGGCGCGGGGCAACGGGTGAAGAAGGTCGTCCGCAAGGGCGGCCGCCTCGAGACCACCGTGTACATCGGCGGGATCTTCGAGCACCAGACCGTCGCCCAGCCGGCCGGCGCGACGGTCGAGAACACCACCCTCCACGTGAGCGTCGGCACCACCCGGGTCGCCGAGATCCGGGTGGGTCCCGCGTTCGACGACGACCGCACGCCGCCGGTGAAGTACCACCTGCCCGACCATCTCGGCTCGAACGCGGTGGTCGTCGACGCGGGCGGCGGTCTCATCTCCCGCGAGGAGTTCACCCCGTACGGCGAGACGTCGTTCGGTGGCCATGCCCGAAAGCGCTACCGGTTCACCGGGAGGGAACGGGACGAGGAGAGCGGGCTCGGCTACCACGCGGCCCGTTACTACGCACCCTGGCTTGCCCGCTGGACGAGCTGCGACCCGGCCGGCGCGGTCGACGGGCCGAACCTTTACCGGTATGTCGCCGGCAACCCGATCCGGGCGACGGACCGGGGCGGCACCGAGGGTGAGGACGAGACCGGGATAAAGAGCACGGTGGCCAGGCCCTGCAACTGCAGCCAGGTCCCGGACAAGCCGAAACAGACCACCCAGCCGCCGACCTCGACGCCGCCGACGACGAACATCGTCACGCTGTCCGGGCCGGGGCTGCTGATTCCCGGTCTGGAGAAGAAGACCTTCCTGAGTTATCCACCCACGACCACGGCAAGACCCACACCGGCGGCCGCGGCCGCGCCGGCCGGGAAACCGCCGCCCGCGAAGCAGCCTGCGGCGCTGCCCATCCCGTTCGCGGAGGCACCGGCGCCGTCGCTGCTGGAGAAGTTCGCGCTGCCGACCCTGTCGCTTGGCGGTGCCGGCCCGGTACCACCAGGCGCGCCGGTCGTCGCGTCGGGAAGCCCGGGTGGGCCCGGCCCGGCGTCGGCGTCGGGGCCCTCGGCAAGCAAGGTGACCGGTGGCATCTCGACCGCCCTCACGATCGCGGGCGGGCAGGGGCCGGCGCAAACATGGCTCTACCAGTTTGGCGCGGAGCTGGCGGACACGGCACCAGAGGTCGCGAAGAGCGATCTGGCGACCATTAAAGGCGCCTACGGCGTGGTGAACGTCGCCAGCGGTGTGCTGGGTGGAATCAGCACCGGGCTGAACAGCCCGAACACAACCACCGGCGGGAAGGTGGGCAGCGGCGTCGTCGCCGGCGGCGCCAGCATCGCGGTGGGCCTGACCGGAGTCGGGACGGTGGCCATGGCCGGCGACGCGGGAATCAAGTTCGCCTTCGGCGTGGACCTCGGGCTGAACAGCGGAATCAGTTTCCTCGCCGACGGCTCGACCGCGCTGGTCGAGTCGTTGTTCACCGACGACATGTCGGCCCGGCAGGAGATCGACCGGCGGGCAGCCGAGGGCGAATACGGGCTGATCATGGAAGGGGCATATGCCTTCGGCGGCTGGGTCTCCAGCTTCTGGTAG
- a CDS encoding NUDIX domain-containing protein yields MEAATGSAGLAWQRGLPRKRMAAAVVLVDDGGRVLLVRPTYRPGWDLPGGVIEQDEAPRAAARRELVEELSLDRALGSLLAVDWVPATAERTEGLIVVFDGGRLTAAEAAGIRLPAEELAEWTFAAADQLSALMMPLLARRVAACLRARVVGRTVYLEDGTALG; encoded by the coding sequence GTGGAGGCTGCGACCGGCTCGGCTGGGTTGGCCTGGCAGCGTGGGCTGCCGCGTAAGCGGATGGCGGCCGCGGTTGTGCTGGTGGACGACGGGGGCCGGGTGCTTCTGGTGCGGCCGACGTATCGGCCGGGCTGGGATCTTCCGGGTGGAGTGATCGAGCAGGACGAGGCGCCGCGTGCGGCGGCGCGTCGGGAGCTCGTCGAGGAGCTGAGCCTGGACCGGGCTCTCGGCAGCCTGTTGGCTGTCGATTGGGTGCCAGCGACAGCTGAGCGTACCGAGGGTCTGATCGTGGTTTTCGACGGCGGGCGGCTGACCGCGGCCGAGGCCGCTGGCATCCGGCTGCCTGCCGAGGAGCTGGCGGAGTGGACGTTCGCGGCGGCCGACCAGTTGTCCGCGCTGATGATGCCGCTACTTGCCCGGCGGGTGGCTGCCTGTCTGAGGGCGCGGGTGGTCGGTCGGACCGTCTATCTGGAGGACGGAACGGCGCTGGGCTGA
- a CDS encoding methyltransferase domain-containing protein: MVTSLLNEDALTASSVVANRAMNRERQLTGVNSYERELGFRPLDWLRARLTGDDRRTEKTRVAWLDLCCGTGRALLQAADALRTEGLGDVTRLVGIDLVDAFTPRPPGGNVELVTASVVSWQPSGRFDLITCVHGLHYVGDKLAVLTRAVDALTETGLFIADFDAASIRRPDGQPMGRGLTTALRAAGLSYDARRHRLACHGRREILLPFRYLGADDHAGPNYTHQPAVHSYYQPGS; this comes from the coding sequence GTGGTGACCAGCCTGCTCAACGAGGACGCGCTGACCGCCTCGTCGGTAGTGGCGAACCGGGCGATGAACCGGGAGCGCCAGCTCACCGGGGTCAACAGCTACGAGCGTGAGCTCGGTTTCCGGCCACTGGACTGGCTACGCGCTCGTCTGACAGGCGACGACCGCAGGACCGAGAAGACCCGGGTTGCATGGCTCGACCTGTGCTGCGGCACCGGCCGGGCGTTGCTCCAGGCCGCCGACGCGCTGCGCACGGAGGGTCTCGGCGACGTGACCCGCCTCGTCGGCATCGACCTGGTCGACGCGTTCACGCCGCGACCGCCGGGCGGCAACGTGGAACTGGTCACCGCGTCGGTCGTGAGCTGGCAGCCATCCGGCCGGTTCGACCTGATCACCTGCGTCCACGGGCTGCACTACGTCGGCGACAAGCTCGCGGTCCTCACCCGCGCCGTGGATGCGCTGACCGAAACGGGACTGTTCATCGCCGACTTCGACGCCGCGAGCATTCGGCGCCCGGACGGACAGCCCATGGGGCGCGGCCTGACGACGGCGCTTCGCGCCGCCGGGCTCTCCTACGACGCCCGTCGACACCGACTAGCCTGCCACGGCCGACGCGAGATCCTTCTCCCGTTCCGCTACCTGGGCGCCGACGACCACGCCGGCCCCAACTACACCCACCAGCCCGCCGTCCACTCCTACTACCAGCCTGGATCTTGA